In Canis lupus familiaris isolate Mischka breed German Shepherd chromosome 15, alternate assembly UU_Cfam_GSD_1.0, whole genome shotgun sequence, the genomic stretch ACTTGATACAAATTATGAATGAAATCCTGCGTCTGTGACCGGGAGGGGGGATGCACACGGCGGGAGTGGGGGTGCCGGCCGGGCGAGCGCGCCAGCCCACAGCCACGGAGAGCAGAGCCCGGGCCTGGAAGCCCAGCCAGCAGGCCGGTGGCAGCACAGCGCGCCCATCAGGCATGCTGCGGGGCCGCGTGGGCCTCCCTCTCCGTGGAGGCCGCCAGGTGGCCGGAGGATTAAGTGGAGAGGACGGGCCTCCTCCTCTTCGGCGTTCCTGGCTTCGGACGAATCGCTGCAATACTTCCTTTCAGGCCAAGGCCTGCCTGGGGCCCAGGACACAGAACGAAGCACATGAGCGCCGCACGCCGCCAGCCCACGCAGGGCACCGACGCTATGCACCCGCCTCACCTCCTCACCCAAGGGCGGGCAGTCAGGTGAGACCAGGGCCCTGAACCCGGGCCCGGGGCCTATTTGGGGAGCACCCTACGAAGAAGTCCACCCCCGAGAGCAGGGACGCGAGGCTCGTCCTGCCAGCTGGGCCACCTGCGACGACCTCCCCAGGAAGCAGCCCCAAGCCGGCTCTGCCCTGCCGGGCCACGACACCCGGCCTGTGTTCCTGGCTCGCAGGAGAGGGTGGAGGTACCGGGTTCAAGAAGGCCTAGGTGTgcgctggggcagggggaggggtgtcTGTTCAGGGCAGAGGAGAAACAAGCAGCAGTGGCGGAGTCACCATTTATTGCTGTGACCTCGGCTGGTGACAGCCCCTGCTGGCCCCGGGCCAGGTGCGTCCGGAGGTCCGCCAGGTGCAGGTGCCGGCCTCCCGGACCCCGAAACCCAACTGCACGGGGGCTCTGCCCAAAGACGTGCTTCTGGCAAGGTGGCCGCGTCTCGCCAGGAAGAGACGGTGCCTCTGCCCATCACCGCCCCCACGTGAGCCAGGTAACGCCGCAGGCTCCCTTCCACAACCACTCCGTCCTGATCCGTCTGTCCACCGAGCAACCGGGTGGGCCCCAGGCTCAGCACTGAACCCCGACCCTGCGCCAGGGAGGCAGCAATCCTCCACTCGCGGTCCAGCCCCGGCCCTAGGGCCAGGACCGAGCTCCGCCCGCACTGCAAGGGGCCCTGCCAGGACCTCAGTGTCCCCGATCTGAGTGGGAGGCGGGCCTGCTGGGCACGGCGGAGCCCCGGCTGCTGTGGCCCTCACGGACTCTTCTGGAAGAGGCGGTGCAGGTTCTGGGCCAGGACGTCAGTCTCCTCGTAGCCCTCACAGCTTTGCTGCCAGCTCTCTGGCACCTGCTCCATCCCATAGTAGGCACCAGCAATGGCCCCGGCCATGGTGGCTATGGTGTCGGTGTCCCCCCCAAGTGAGATGGAATAGATGAGAGTCCTCTGGAGGCTGTTGAAGGCAGAGGGGATCTcggggtcaggctccatgcagcgcaGGAAGCAGTAGATGGCGGTGGGCACAGATTCGAAGGCAGCAATGCCGTTGCCTGTGGGGAAGCCACCGTATGGGGACCCCGCACTCTCCCGCCCCCTAAGTCCCCAGGCTGCTTCTGGCCACGCCCCAAGGCAGTAGGCTCAGGCTGGGCTGTGATGGAGACCACAGGCTCTAGAGTCAGACtacccaggttcaaatcctggctgtcCCTCCTTAGCGTGGGACCAGGAAAGTTCCCTCGTGGCTAAGATTCCGGTTTCTGGGATTGGATTCCTTGGgcagggaggaacagaggcagagactcagggcGTGTGTGGGGGTGAAACAGGCCATGGGCAGGGCGCCTGTATGGTGTCCAGAACCCAGCACAGGTACCAGCACCTGCTGCCAGAACTCGTGGCCCGTGGCCATCCCTGGGGACATTCACCCGTAAGGCCCAGGAGCGACGGCGGGCGCGGAGGCGCTGTGCCCACAGCCCTGCCGGGGGCTGCACAGGCTGGCTCTGGTCACAACAGCCTCGGGCAAGAAATGAGGGAACGGGTACCCTCTGGGCTCCTGCGTGTCCCCCAGCCCAGGACGAGCCCGGAGGATGACGGGGGGAGGGCCACCCACCTAGCTCAGACACCACCTCCTCCCTGGTCACCGAGTCCTGCTCTAGAAGAGCGCCAATCTTCTTCAGGCGGCTGGAGTAGGGACGCTCCTCCATGCCCAGCCTGTCAGTCAGGGGTGAGGAGTCAGCGAGGTCGGAGGCAGCAGGGGGAACGCAGAGATGGGGTACAGGGGGGATGGGATCAGGCTGGCAGCCAGCACAGCTGTCCTGACAAGAAGCCGGGAGGGCTAGGCCTGAGCCCTCTCATCTGCTGCTGCCCTAAGGGCCTCGGGGCGGAGTCAAGGCCAGGgggctcctcccacccctcctaaGGGTCTGCAGTGACAAAAGGGAAGGTTCCGGCTGGGGGCAATGCCCGAGGACCCCATGCTGCAGGCCTCCCGCGGACACCCAGCTTGCTCCATCCCACATGCTCACTCCCTGGCATCCGAGACGGACTGCGCGTCACTCTCTAGCTCTTCCATGTGGCCCAGGAGCTGCTCGAGGAAGTGCTCACTTGACGACTCCCCCTGCAAAGCCAGGTGCACAGCCAGGGCCTGCAGGATGGCGCCGTTGTAGCCCAGGGAGGAGGCGTGGGTCAGCTGAGCCGACAGCCGGGCAAACTAGGGCAGAGGCAGTGGGGGCAGAGATGTGCTGTCACAGAAGCCGGGCTGCAGGCGGGGGacgagggggagggggcggcggggaggtGGGAGCCAGAGGCCACCCTGCCCGGCCTACCTTCTGCACATCCTGGACGCTGCTATAGGCCAGGGAGATGCCGGCCACCCGCATGGCGCCCCCGTTGCCGTAGGAGCCCTTCCCGTTGAACTGGGCCCGGGCGGGCTCAAAAACGTCGCGGCACTTGGGGCTCAGCAGCTTCTTGAAGACGGTAATGACCCCGGCGCCGTAACCGCGGTCGGGCTCTTTCTTGTACTCCTGAGCAAACCtgggggagccgggagccgggagccgggagccaggAGCGCGGTGGAAAGGGTGCCCGTCGGGACAGGGGGTTCGGGGACCCCAGGGGCCTGTCCCGGCAGCCCCGAGGGCATCAGTGTCCTGCGGAGGGAGGGGGTCCCAGCACGCActgcccctgctctgccccccgcccccccgacgGGCGCCCTCACCTGTGAGCCATGTCCACCTCGTCGAAGGCCTCCTTGGCCAGCAGGGACTGCACGAGGGCCCGGGCCATGGCCGTGTCGTCCGTGTAGTACAAGACTTCTGCGGGGAAAGGGGGGGGCGGCGAGCGTGAGACCACACTGCAGGGCTTCCAGGCAGCGGCCTTGGCCTCCTGCTCTTTgtccatcttttttaaaagtaagctctacacgCAGAGTGGGGTGTGaccccacgaccccaagatcgagtccctgctccactggctgagctgcccaggcgccccggTCCCCTGCTTTTCTTTACCTCCTCCGGGATGCCTGCCGTCAGCCCCTCACAGCACCCCGCTTCCTGGGCTCCAGGCCTGGGGAGCTTCAGCGGCTCTCCACTCCGGGTCGCGGACCTGCTGGCTCCCGAAGGAACcttgtctgcctccctctgcctgcgtgaCCCTAGCCCTCCTGCACCACACCACCCCCCACTAGCCTCTTCGCGCAgccagaaaattcttttttttttttgctaaagattgtatttatttatttattttttttttaaaggtatagttaattcattttattatttatttagttagttaattcattttattttatttatctatttatgatagtcacacacacagagagagaggcagagacacaggcagagggagaagcaggctccatgcaccgggagcccgacgtgggattcgatcccgggtctccaggatcgcgccctgggccaaaggcaggcgctaaaccgctgcgccacccagggatccctgtatttatttattcatgagagacacacagagagaggcagggacacaggtagagggagaagcaggctccctgcggggagcccgatgcgggactcgatcccgggaccctggggtcacaccctgggccgaaggcagatgctccaccgttgagccccccaggtgccccagaaaattCTTCCTATAAGCAGACTAGCGGTTTCCACATCTCACTCTGCGGCTCCAAACTCGGGTGTCAGCTGCTTTCAGGATTAGGCCAGCCCCACTGCTCGGCATCCAGAGCCCTTTCCCGACAGGCCCCTTCGTCCTCACCTCCCTCGGATCCCACTACTCCCCTCCGCGTCCCCAGAACCAGCTGCGCGGCCCGCTCCTGGGTGCCTGGGGGTGCTGCCCTGGGCCTTGCGACGGGGCTGAGCCAAGACGCCCGAGGAGGCCGTGGGCCGGCAAGGGCTGCTGGGACTTGGCTTTACTGACGGAAGAGACGCTGCAGAGGAGGCGGCAGCCCCTGGCaggccccacccctcctctctggACTGCGAGCCCCCttccctgctttttctctttcactcatgGGAGACTCCCATCCTGacttctttttttgatttttatttttttaactgaaatcactttttttttttttttacatttttaaaaatttaaactcatCCCATCATGCGCCctcctcaggccccgcccccatcccGGCTTCTCTAGAAGAGAGGTGGGCAGGCCTCTAATCCACAGCCTCCCCTTGACCCAGGAGTCCCTGGTCCAGTCCCACCCACACCAGCTCCCTGGTGGACTTGGTTCTTCCTTCCTCCCGCCTCCTGTGCCCTCAACCTCTCCCCGTGTGAAGTAGCACCCATTCTTCCTTCTTTGGCCCCTGCACCCTGCTTTGCCCCCAGGAGCCATTCCTTGGCCATACTCAGCCCGTGACTAGGGCGGGAGGGTCACATCCACTGGCCTCCTGTGTTTGGGGGTGGACAGAGGGCCAGGCCAGGCTGAGGACAGGCGATCTGGGATTTCTGGCCGGGGCTGCCGCGGACGGACCGTCCTCCGCTGGCCTGGGAGCTGCTCGGGCCACCCCAGGGAGGGTCTGCCCGAGGCGAGGGAACGTGCATCTGAGTAAGGAGAGAAGCTGGGGCTTGAGGACGTGGCTCGAGCCCTGGGATTCAGCTCCACCTGAAGCCACATCTACCTGGACTTCAGTTCCGTCGTCACTGCCGTCTCTCTCCGCTTAGCTTGTTCTGCGTGTCCCGCTACTTGCGTCTACAAAGTTCTAAATCACCCATCAACCTAAGACACTTTTCCCTCAACGTGAGagcaaagatgaaattaaaagacCGTGCCCCCACTTTTCCCTCAACCGAGGCTCCTGTCTCTCTTCCCATCAGGCCAAACCGTGCCAACCACATCCCTTCTCCGGGAGCTCCGAGGCCCACCAAGTCCCACCCCGGGCTTCAACACCCTCCTGAAAACGGCCTTCGGAATGCAGACCGGCCCTCTCCTGCAGCGGACACCAGCGGCCGGGCCTCACCTTCACCTTCTCTCGGCTTTGTGCATCCCCAGgcccccccccactcctccccaacCCTTCCCAGATCCAGCTCCTTCGGCTCCTCGGGTTCTGAGCATCggcccctcctccttcctgcgGTACCTGCAGAACCACCCCCGCAGACCGAGACCTGGGTGAGCGCCTGGGTGAGCACCTGGCTGAGCGCACCTGGGCGAGCGCCTGGCTGAGCACCTGGCTGAGCGCACCTGGGCGAGCGCCTGGCTGAGCACCTGGCTGAGCGCACCTGGGCGAGCGCCTGGGTGAGCACCTGGCTGAGCGCACCTGGGCGAGCGCCTGGCTGAGCACCTGGCTGAGCGCACCTGGGCGAGCGCCTGGCTGAGCACCTGGCTGCGCCGCGGAGCAGCAGGCACGGGGACAGCGCTGCACAGGCGCGGGTTGGGCTAGAGCAGGCCGCTGCAGGGCAGCCGGCAGGGCCAcgggggcagagctgggcctcGGAGGGCCAGGTGTCGGTCGGCCAGGTGTGACGCATGAAGGAATTTGGCTTTATCCTGAGGGTAAAGGAAAATCACGGCAGAGCTTCGGGCGGGGAGGCCGCGTGCGGAGGACGGCCTGGCGGGGCTGACTCGGGACACCTGGGCCCCACGCGCAGCGGCGCACACGGCGGACCCGGCGCCAGGCGGGAGAAGGACGCCCGGGGGCCGCTCGCGGGGCTCCGAGGACCGGCTTGCCAGGCCGGGCCGGGACCCCGCGGGGCTGGAGGGGCTCGGtctcagccccgcccccgccccgccccgcccacctgTCCGCGCGCTCCCCGGCGAGCCCGGGTCCGGCTCCAGGCTCTGGACGTGACGCAGCACTGACGTCAGGGTGACGGTGTCGTGCGCCTCGTACAGGGAGCCCACGCAGTCCCCGAGCAGCGCGCCGGCCAGGCAGCCTCGGAAGCGGGAGAGGGAGCgggccgccccggcccccgcgcagCCCGCCGCCGTCATCGCCGCCGCCGCCATCCGCGCCGAGCAGTCGCCACTTCCGGCGCGGCCGGCGCACCCTAcggcgccgcccccgccgccccacaGCGCCACCCCCCGGCCCGGAGCCGCAGCGCCTCCCGCCCCACAGCGCCGCCCCCCGGCCGGAGCCGCAGCGCCTCCCCGCCCCACAgcgccgccccccggcccggaGCCGCAGCGCCTCCCCGCCCCACAgcgccgccccccggcccggaGCCGCAGCGCCTCCCCGCCCCACAgcgccgccccccggcccggaGCCGCAGCGCCTCCCCGCCCCACAgcgccgccccccggcccggaGCCGCAGCGCCTCCCCGCCCCACAgcgccgccccccggcccggaGCCGCAGCGCCTCCCCGCCCCACAgcgccgccccccggcccggaGCCGCAGCGCCTCCCGCCCCACAgcgccgccccccggcccggaGCCGCAGCGCCTCCCCGCCCCACAgcgccgccccccggcccggaGCCGCAGCGCCTCCCCGCCCCACAAGCGCCGCCCCCCCGGCCCAGGAGCCGCAGCGCCTCCCCGCCCCACAgcgccgccccccggcccggaGCCGCAGCGCCTCCCCGCCCCACAGCGCCGCCCCCGGCCCTGAGCCGCAGCGCCTCCCCGCCCCACAGCGCCACCCCCGGCCCGGAGCCGCAGCGCCTCCCGCCCCACAgcgccgccccccggcccggaGCCGCAGCGCCTCCCCGCCCCACAgcgccgccccccggcccggaGCCGCagcgcctccccgcccccacagcgccgccccccggcccggaGCCGCAGCGCCTCCCCGCCCCACAGCGCACCCCCGGCTCGGAGCCGCAGCGCCTCCCCGCCCCACAGCGCCACCCCCCGGCCCGGAGCCGCAGCGCAGCACCGCCCCACAGCACCGCCCCCCGGCCCGGAGCCACAgcgctgccccgccccccccccccccccccgccgccgctcCACagcgccgcccccggcccggagCCGCAGCGCCCCCTTCCCCCCGCCCACAGCGCCGCCCTCCCCCGGCCTCATCCAGAAGCTCCAGGGGCGCAGAGCTGCTGAGGGGCGGCGCTGCTGCCCGAGCCCGGGGCCCCTGGGGACGGAGGAGGAGCCATCAGGTTGGGGAGCGCCCAGCTCCTCGCGCGCAGGAGGCGGCACATTTATTAGATgcgaccccacccccaccccccaccccgcactaGAGCGTCTCCAGTGGGCAGGTTCTGAGCGGACTCAAGGTGCGGTTCGTGGTGCGGGCGAACGTGTCCACCTGCGGCGCGAACGTCGCGGCCGGCGCGGCCAGCTTGCGGCGGGTGTCCATGCACTTGGCGTCCAGCAGCATGGAGCTGGCCTTGCACGCGAGGTCGGCCTGCAGCCTGGCCAGGTGCCGCTGCAGCGCGTCCAGGGCGTCCCTGGGGAGGAGGCACGGCGTCCCATCAGCCCTGCGGGCCGCGAGGTCGGGGCCGGGGGAGCCAGGAGGCAGCCCGCGGGGCAGggtctccacccaccccccaacttACTGGGCCTGCGCCAGCTTGTGCTTGAGCGCAGCGATGGTTGCCTCTAACTGGTGAACCTCGTCAGTGAGGCCGTGCTGAGCCTGGAGGCCGGGGGGGGAGGCCGGGTCAGTGCAGTcgccagcacccagcacccgggCTCCTGCcggcagcaggtgcagggggagTGACCTGAGGACGGCGAGCCAGGGGGTCCCCGCGCACCTGGTCCTGGCACAGTTCCACGTTGGGCCGGCGAGTCCGGGACTCTAGCCGGGTGTGGCATAGCTTCAGGTTCTGGAACTTTCTGCGCAGATCGTCCTCCAGGTGCCGGATGTCCTCCTGCAGCTCGGAGATCTCCTCCAAGGTCTGCGGGGACAGAGGCACCGGTCGCCGCCCCCCCCATCCCTGCCGtggcggcccggcccggcccggggacTCGGCAGACCGGGCTCACGTTCTTCTCCTGCCACCTGAGCTCGCCGTACACTCTCTCCATCTCCCGCAGCCGCTTCCTGAAGGTGAATTCTGTGGCCACCCTCTGGGCTTCGAGCTCATTGTTGGTCTGGAGGACGGGGTGGGCGGCCCAGCGGAGGGTGTGAGCCGGGGCCACCCCAGGAATGGCCCGCGCCGGGGCAGGGGGCCCACGGGGGACCCGGGAGTCACCTGGGCGATAGTTAGGGCCATGGCCTCCCGCAGCTCCACCGCTGCTTTCATCTCCGCCTCGGCCCGGCTCCTGTTCAACTGGCTGAAGCCGTCCCACTGCTGGAGAGTGGAGGagctgcaggggggcggggggacgcgGTC encodes the following:
- the ADPRS gene encoding ADP-ribose glycohydrolase ARH3 isoform X1, with product MAAAAMTAAGCAGAGAARSLSRFRGCLAGALLGDCVGSLYEAHDTVTLTSVLRHVQSLEPDPGSPGSARTEVLYYTDDTAMARALVQSLLAKEAFDEVDMAHRFAQEYKKEPDRGYGAGVITVFKKLLSPKCRDVFEPARAQFNGKGSYGNGGAMRVAGISLAYSSVQDVQKFARLSAQLTHASSLGYNGAILQALAVHLALQGESSSEHFLEQLLGHMEELESDAQSVSDARELGMEERPYSSRLKKIGALLEQDSVTREEVVSELGNGIAAFESVPTAIYCFLRCMEPDPEIPSAFNSLQRTLIYSISLGGDTDTIATMAGAIAGAYYGMEQVPESWQQSCEGYEETDVLAQNLHRLFQKSP
- the LOC119877003 gene encoding glycine-rich cell wall structural protein 1-like — translated: MRPGEGGAVGGGKGALRLRAGGGAVERRRGGGGGAGQRCGSGPGGGAVGRCCAAAPGRGVALWGGEALRLRAGGALWGGEALRLRAGGRRCGGGEALRLRAGGRRCGAGRRCGSGPGGGAVGREALRLRAGGGAVGRGGAAAQGRGRRCGAGRRCGSGPGGGAVGRGGAAAPGPGGRRLWGGEALRLRAGGRRCGAGRRCGSGPGGGAVGREALRLRAGGRRCGAGRRCGSGPGGGAVGRGGAAAPGRGAALWGGEALRLRAGGRRCGAGRRCGSGPGGGAVGRGGAAAPGRGAALWGGEALRLRPGGGAVGREALRLRAGGWRCGAAGAAP
- the TEKT2 gene encoding tektin-2 isoform X2; protein product: MATPSFKPSQRFRLPDWHTNSHLLATNAERQRQASHQIRQEARVLRNETSNQTIWDEHDNRTRLAERIDSVNRWKETLDKCLTDLDAEIDALTQMKESAEQNLQAKNLPLDVAVECLTLRDSRRDIDVVKDPVEEELHKEVEVIDATKKALQQRISQAFEKLCLLQEARQQLSADHRDKVETLDIDRGCLSLSLTSPNITLKVDPTRVPDGSSTLQQWDGFSQLNRSRAEAEMKAAVELREAMALTIAQTNNELEAQRVATEFTFRKRLREMERVYGELRWQEKNTLEEISELQEDIRHLEDDLRRKFQNLKLCHTRLESRTRRPNVELCQDQAQHGLTDEVHQLEATIAALKHKLAQAQDALDALQRHLARLQADLACKASSMLLDAKCMDTRRKLAAPAATFAPQVDTFARTTNRTLSPLRTCPLETL